The Engystomops pustulosus chromosome 4, aEngPut4.maternal, whole genome shotgun sequence genome contains a region encoding:
- the BRD4 gene encoding bromodomain-containing protein 4 isoform X3: MSPGPACDGSFIMSSETGLGTRLRATSGMGDGVEGVPMSGAPQSAPPQPQPQVPLIVNPSPPDTARANQPKRQTNQLQYLLKTVLKTLWKHQFAWPFQQPVDAIKLNLPDYYKIIKAPMDMGTIKKRLENYYYMNAQECIQDFNTMFTNCYIYNKPGDDIVLMAEALEKLFLQKISEMPQEETELAIVQSKGRGRGRREPDASITPMRTRVPSINQGDKPIPKTPVTSVSKPATPTTPVTQAPTPPQTRTPPARTPTITQAPLTFSPTVTQDLVVPTTIPAPTPQPVQSLTSIIPTATQPVKVRRTKGVKRKADTTTPTAHDPLHESSPLPSEPKPPRPTPRRESGRQARPAKKTEVPDSQLPAPPVLHPAAGPATIPVNSSTKTSEQLRYCGGIVREMFAKKHTAYAWPFYKPVDVEALGLHDYCDIIKHPMDLTTIKNKLENMEYRDAQDFASDVRLMFSNCYKYNPPDHEVVAMARKLQDVFEMKFAKMPDEPEETPAPAPSPSPGPPAPSIKAPSHISSDSSSDSSSDSESSSDSEEERAQRLAELQEQLKAVHEQLAALSQPQPNKPKKKEREKRKEKHKRKEEVEEPRKNRAREPPAKKPKKSVQGPVGTPSIKKEAPLPVSRPPRPVPPPAPCESSEEETQRCRPMSYEEKRQLSLDINKLPGEKLGRVVHIIQSREPSLKNSNPDEIEIDFETLKPSTLRELERYVTSCLRKKRKPQDKIEAPTSGSGKGKGFSSSESESSSESSTSDSEESDPEMPPKQKKKSHSGRESRKNHHQSHPPLQSLVPPPNSMKLPSPNPPPSYVPPPSLDSSHPALHHPLHPASVFEAVSAHYGQAGLHIPPPDLPAHLTGGHPDRVSPPHLNQHALVSPPALHNAMPQQPSRPSNRAAALPPKPVRPPSASPPPQQTLHQPTSHSHHHHPQPPHVLLEDDGPPSPISGLPPSPNHLGPAQMALYLQQLQKSQQPPTQSTLQPLLPSVKVQSQPPLNAPPQSVRHLQGLPYPSPSSVNAAPQPPPPSSHVHQLQTPPAASQQPPPGQAPPSSQQHPALQSPLAPPHPPLVQIQQAKQQQVIQHHHPSPRQQKPEPYPGGHLREAPSPLLHSPQVAPFAGMAHPPSPQAVPGNLHGPTTKKQEMRGSSVLQPQPLVVKEQKRRSPSLRPEGFSPGMRSESHKLPESLKGSSHEQQRTEIKPIDGSRPVRPPDQNITTHVVPEKEKQKQEPKTPVAPKKVKDLLIKNMGSWASLVQKPPVTPTSAGKSSSDSFELFRRAAREKEEREKALKLQAEQAERMRREQERMRSREEDDAQEQARKAHEDARRRQEQQQQQQHVQNTLPAAPPPAQSSQPIMDQREMERRREQERRRRQAMAPSIDMNFQSDLMEIFEQNLFS; encoded by the exons AT GTCGCCTGGCCCTGCATGCGATGGAAGCTTTATCATGTCAAGCGAGACTGGGCTAGGTACACGTCTGAGGGCCACATCTGGAATGGGCGACGGAGTAGAAGGGGTCCCAATGTCAGGGGCCCCACAGTCTGCACCTCCTCAACCCCAGCCACAAGTTCCTCTCATTGTCAACCCTTCTCCTCCTGACACTGCTCGGGCAAACCAGCCAAAGCGCCAGACCAACCAGTTACAGTACTTATTAAAAACCGTGCTGAAGACACTATGGAAGCACCAGTTTGCTTGGCCTTTTCAGCAGCCTGTGGACGCTATCAAACTAAACCTGCCT gattattataaaattataaaggCCCCAATGGACATGGGCACCATAAAGAAACGCCTGGAGAACTACTATTACATGAATGCCCAGGAATGCATCCAGGATTTCAACACGATGTTTACAAACTGCTACATCTATAACAAG CCTGGGGATGATATAGTTTTGATGGCCGAAGCCCTTGAGAAACTTTTCTTGCAGAAGATATCAGAGATGCCCCAGGAGGAGACAGAGTTGGCAATTGTACAGAGCAAAGGACGTGGTCGTGGGAGGAGGGAACCAG ATGCATCAATCACCCCCATGAGAACCCGGGTCCCATCAATAAATCAAGGAGACAAGCCCATCCCGAAAACACCTGTAACAT CTGTCTCTAAGCCTGCAACCCCTACTACTCCTGTGACCCAGGCACCTACCCCTCCGCAGACCCGAACCCCACCTGCCCGCACCCCTACCATCACGCAAGCGCCCCTTACGTTTTCACCTACCGTCACTCAGGACCTGGTGGTGCCCACGACCATACCCGCTCCTACTCCGCAGCCTGTACAGAGTCTTACATCCATCATACCAACTGCAACCCAGCCCGTAAAGGTGAGAAGAACG aaaggggttaaaaggaaaGCGGATACTACGACTCCCACCGCCCATGATCCGCTCCATGAGTCCTCTCCACTTCCTAGTGAACCGAAGCCACCTAGACCTACGCCGCGCCGGGAGAGTGGTCGTCAGGCACGGCCAGCAAAGAAGACTGAGGTGCCTGACTcccagctccctgctcctcctgtgctacACCCTGCTGCAGGTCCAGCAACCATCCCAGTCAACAGCAGCACCAAGACCTCAGAGCAGCTGCGCTATTGTGGCGGCATCGTCCGGGAAATGTTTGCAAAGAAACACACTGCCTATGCCTGGCCGTTCTACAAACCGGTGGACGTGGAGGCGCTCGGGCTACATGACTACTGCGATATTATCAAGCATCCCATGGACCTGACTACCATAAAG AACAAGTTGGAAAATATGGAGTACCGAGATGCCCAGGATTTTGCTTCTGATGTACGGCTTATGTTTTCGAACTGTTACAAGTATAACCCGCCGGACCACGAGGTGGTAGCCATGGCCCGAAAATTGCAG GATGTGTTTGAAATGAAATTTGCAAAGATGCCCGATGAGCCTGAAGAAACGCCTGCCCCAGCACCTTCACCAAGTCCAGGCCCTCCTGCCCCTTCCATCAAGGCTCCTTCTCATATTTCTAGTGACAGTAGCAGCGACAGCTCCTCCGATAGCGAAAGCAGCTCTGACAGTGAAGAGGAGCGAGCGCAGAGGTTAGCGGAGCTTCAAGAGCAG TTGAAAGCTGTACACGAGCAGTTAGCTGCCCTCTCTCAGCCACAGCCAAACAAACCAAAGAAAAAAGAACGAGAGAAGCGGAAGGAAAAGCACAAAAGAAAGGAAGAGGTTGAGGAGCCACGCAAGAACAGAGCCCGGGAGCCTCCAGCTAAGAAACCCAAGAAAAGTGTTCAAGGGCCAGTGGGAACGCCGAG TATAAAGAAAGAAGCGCCTCTCCCAGTGTCTCGCCCGCCTCGTCCTGTGCCCCCACCCGCCCCCTGCGAGTCTTCAGAAGAGGAAACGCAAAGATGTCGACCCATGTCATACGAGGAGAAGCGTCAGCTGAGCCTGGACATAAATAAGCTTCCAGGAGAGAAGCTGGGACGTGTAGTACACATCATCCAGTCCCGCGAGCCATCGCTTAAAAACTCAAACCCGGATGAGATTGAAATAGACTTTGAGACCCTCAAACCGTCCACTCTGCGGGAGCTGGAGAGATATGTCACTTCTTGCCTGAGAAAGAAGCGGAAGCCTCAAG ATAAAATCGAGGCTCCCACATCTGGTTCTGGTAAAGGGAAAGGCTTCTCTTCTTCTGAATCTGAGAGCTCCAGCGAGTCCAGCACTTCCGATAGTGAGGAATCTGACCCAG AAATGCCcccaaaacagaagaaaaagagTCACTCAGGGAGAGAGTCCAGAAAG AATCACCACCAGTCTCATCCTCCCCTGCAGTCTCTTGTCCCACCTCCCAATTCCATGAAGCTCCCTTCTCCTAATCCCCCGCCTTCATACGTCCCTCCTCCCAGCTTGGACTCGTCCCATCCAGCTCTTCACCACCCTCTCCATCCCGCTAGTGTATTTGAAGCCGTCTCTGCTCACTACGGGCAGGCAGGTCTGCACATCCCACCGCCTGATCTTCCAGCACATCTAACAGGCGGTCACCCAGATCGCGTCTCTCCGCCTCATCTCAACCAACACGCCCTCGTCAGTCCTCCAG CCCTGCACAATGCCATGCCACAACAACCCTCGCGCCCCTCAAACCGTGCAGCTGCGCTCCCCCCAAAGCCTGTCCGACCACCATCTGCTTCACCTCCGCCACAGCAAACTCTTCACCAACCAACCTCTCATTCCCACCATCACCATCCTCAGCCCCCTCATGTACTTTTAGAAGATGATGGTCCGCCGTCTCCTATCAGTGGTCTCCCCCCTTCCCCTAATCACCTTGGTCCTGCACAGATGGCCCTTTACCTGCAGCAACTACAGAAATCTCAGCAGCCACCCACTCAGTCTACCCTCCAGCCTCTGCTCCCTTCCGTCAAAGTGCAAAGTCAACCCCCGCTGAATGCCCCTCCTCAGTCAGTGCGTCACCTGCAGGGCCTGCCTTACCCCTCTCCTTCCTCTGTAAACGCTGCCCcccaaccaccacctccatcatcccaTGTGCACCAGTTACAGACTCCCCCAGCCGCCTCCCAACAGCCGCCTCCCGGACAGGCACCCCCATCATCCCAACAGCACCCGGCTCTGCAGAGTCCTCTGGCTCCTCCGCATCCACCGCTTGTGCAGATCCAGCAGGCCAAGCAGCAGCAAGTAATCCAGCACCATCACCCCTCACCCCGGCAACAGAAACCAGAACCGTACCCTGGAG GTCACCTGAGAGAGGCTCCATCACCTCTTCTCCACTCGCCTCAGGTGGCTCCATTTGCTGGCATGGCACATCCACCATCACCGCAGGCTGTGCCAGGAAACTTACATGGCCCAACAACCAAGAAGCAG GAAATGAGAGGTTCATCAGTGTTGCAGCCTCAGCCGCTTGTGGTAAAAGAACAAAAGCGCCGCTCGCCCTCTCTGAGGCCCGAAGGTTTCTCTCCAGGCATGAGGAGTGAATCCCACAAACTTCCAGAGTCCCTCAAAGGTTCCAGCCATGAACAGCAGC GAACAGAAATAAAACCTATTGATGGGAGCCGCCCGGTGCGACCTCCAGACCAGAACATCACCACTCATGTGGTACCTGAAAAAGAGAAGCAAAAGCAGGAGCCTAAGACACCGGTGGCCCCCAAGAAGGTAAAG GATTTATTAATAAAGAATATGGGCTCCTGGGCCAGTCTAGTGCAGAAGCCTCCAGTCACCCCCACGTCAGCCGGGAAGTCGTCCAGCGACAGCTTTGAGCTTTTTAGACGCGCGGCTCGGGAGAAGGAGGAGCGGGAAAAGGCTTTGAAACTGCAGGCCGAGCAAGCGGAGAGAATGCGACGAGAGCAGGAGAGGATGAG ATCTCGGGAAGAAGACGACGCTCAGGAGCAAGCACGTAAAGCGCATGAAGATGCTCGCAGGAGACaagagcaacagcagcagcagcaacacgtGCAAAATACACTTCCTGCAGCCCCACCGCCTGCACAGAGCTCTCAGCCAATCATGGATCAGCGAGAGATGGAAAGGAGGCGGGAACAGGAGAGAAGGCGGCGACAAGCG ATGGCGCCCTCTATAGACATGAATTTTCAGAGTGACCTGATGGAGATATTTGAGCAGAACTTGTTCTCTTGA
- the BRD4 gene encoding bromodomain-containing protein 4 isoform X6, whose product MSSETGLGTRLRATSGMGDGVEGVPMSGAPQSAPPQPQPQVPLIVNPSPPDTARANQPKRQTNQLQYLLKTVLKTLWKHQFAWPFQQPVDAIKLNLPDYYKIIKAPMDMGTIKKRLENYYYMNAQECIQDFNTMFTNCYIYNKPGDDIVLMAEALEKLFLQKISEMPQEETELAIVQSKGRGRGRREPDASITPMRTRVPSINQGDKPIPKTPVTSVSKPATPTTPVTQAPTPPQTRTPPARTPTITQAPLTFSPTVTQDLVVPTTIPAPTPQPVQSLTSIIPTATQPVKVRRTKGVKRKADTTTPTAHDPLHESSPLPSEPKPPRPTPRRESGRQARPAKKTEVPDSQLPAPPVLHPAAGPATIPVNSSTKTSEQLRYCGGIVREMFAKKHTAYAWPFYKPVDVEALGLHDYCDIIKHPMDLTTIKNKLENMEYRDAQDFASDVRLMFSNCYKYNPPDHEVVAMARKLQDVFEMKFAKMPDEPEETPAPAPSPSPGPPAPSIKAPSHISSDSSSDSSSDSESSSDSEEERAQRLAELQEQLKAVHEQLAALSQPQPNKPKKKEREKRKEKHKRKEEVEEPRKNRAREPPAKKPKKSVQGPVGTPSIKKEAPLPVSRPPRPVPPPAPCESSEEETQRCRPMSYEEKRQLSLDINKLPGEKLGRVVHIIQSREPSLKNSNPDEIEIDFETLKPSTLRELERYVTSCLRKKRKPQDKIEAPTSGSGKGKGFSSSESESSSESSTSDSEESDPEMPPKQKKKSHSGRESRKVTHNHHQSHPPLQSLVPPPNSMKLPSPNPPPSYVPPPSLDSSHPALHHPLHPASVFEAVSAHYGQAGLHIPPPDLPAHLTGGHPDRVSPPHLNQHALVSPPALHNAMPQQPSRPSNRAAALPPKPVRPPSASPPPQQTLHQPTSHSHHHHPQPPHVLLEDDGPPSPISGLPPSPNHLGPAQMALYLQQLQKSQQPPTQSTLQPLLPSVKVQSQPPLNAPPQSVRHLQGLPYPSPSSVNAAPQPPPPSSHVHQLQTPPAASQQPPPGQAPPSSQQHPALQSPLAPPHPPLVQIQQAKQQQVIQHHHPSPRQQKPEPYPGGHLREAPSPLLHSPQVAPFAGMAHPPSPQAVPGNLHGPTTKKQEMRGSSVLQPQPLVVKEQKRRSPSLRPEGFSPGMRSESHKLPESLKGSSHEQQRTEIKPIDGSRPVRPPDQNITTHVVPEKEKQKQEPKTPVAPKKVKDLLIKNMGSWASLVQKPPVTPTSAGKSSSDSFELFRRAAREKEEREKALKLQAEQAERMRREQERMRSREEDDAQEQARKAHEDARRRQEQQQQQQHVQNTLPAAPPPAQSSQPIMDQREMERRREQERRRRQAMAPSIDMNFQSDLMEIFEQNLFS is encoded by the exons ATGTCAAGCGAGACTGGGCTAGGTACACGTCTGAGGGCCACATCTGGAATGGGCGACGGAGTAGAAGGGGTCCCAATGTCAGGGGCCCCACAGTCTGCACCTCCTCAACCCCAGCCACAAGTTCCTCTCATTGTCAACCCTTCTCCTCCTGACACTGCTCGGGCAAACCAGCCAAAGCGCCAGACCAACCAGTTACAGTACTTATTAAAAACCGTGCTGAAGACACTATGGAAGCACCAGTTTGCTTGGCCTTTTCAGCAGCCTGTGGACGCTATCAAACTAAACCTGCCT gattattataaaattataaaggCCCCAATGGACATGGGCACCATAAAGAAACGCCTGGAGAACTACTATTACATGAATGCCCAGGAATGCATCCAGGATTTCAACACGATGTTTACAAACTGCTACATCTATAACAAG CCTGGGGATGATATAGTTTTGATGGCCGAAGCCCTTGAGAAACTTTTCTTGCAGAAGATATCAGAGATGCCCCAGGAGGAGACAGAGTTGGCAATTGTACAGAGCAAAGGACGTGGTCGTGGGAGGAGGGAACCAG ATGCATCAATCACCCCCATGAGAACCCGGGTCCCATCAATAAATCAAGGAGACAAGCCCATCCCGAAAACACCTGTAACAT CTGTCTCTAAGCCTGCAACCCCTACTACTCCTGTGACCCAGGCACCTACCCCTCCGCAGACCCGAACCCCACCTGCCCGCACCCCTACCATCACGCAAGCGCCCCTTACGTTTTCACCTACCGTCACTCAGGACCTGGTGGTGCCCACGACCATACCCGCTCCTACTCCGCAGCCTGTACAGAGTCTTACATCCATCATACCAACTGCAACCCAGCCCGTAAAGGTGAGAAGAACG aaaggggttaaaaggaaaGCGGATACTACGACTCCCACCGCCCATGATCCGCTCCATGAGTCCTCTCCACTTCCTAGTGAACCGAAGCCACCTAGACCTACGCCGCGCCGGGAGAGTGGTCGTCAGGCACGGCCAGCAAAGAAGACTGAGGTGCCTGACTcccagctccctgctcctcctgtgctacACCCTGCTGCAGGTCCAGCAACCATCCCAGTCAACAGCAGCACCAAGACCTCAGAGCAGCTGCGCTATTGTGGCGGCATCGTCCGGGAAATGTTTGCAAAGAAACACACTGCCTATGCCTGGCCGTTCTACAAACCGGTGGACGTGGAGGCGCTCGGGCTACATGACTACTGCGATATTATCAAGCATCCCATGGACCTGACTACCATAAAG AACAAGTTGGAAAATATGGAGTACCGAGATGCCCAGGATTTTGCTTCTGATGTACGGCTTATGTTTTCGAACTGTTACAAGTATAACCCGCCGGACCACGAGGTGGTAGCCATGGCCCGAAAATTGCAG GATGTGTTTGAAATGAAATTTGCAAAGATGCCCGATGAGCCTGAAGAAACGCCTGCCCCAGCACCTTCACCAAGTCCAGGCCCTCCTGCCCCTTCCATCAAGGCTCCTTCTCATATTTCTAGTGACAGTAGCAGCGACAGCTCCTCCGATAGCGAAAGCAGCTCTGACAGTGAAGAGGAGCGAGCGCAGAGGTTAGCGGAGCTTCAAGAGCAG TTGAAAGCTGTACACGAGCAGTTAGCTGCCCTCTCTCAGCCACAGCCAAACAAACCAAAGAAAAAAGAACGAGAGAAGCGGAAGGAAAAGCACAAAAGAAAGGAAGAGGTTGAGGAGCCACGCAAGAACAGAGCCCGGGAGCCTCCAGCTAAGAAACCCAAGAAAAGTGTTCAAGGGCCAGTGGGAACGCCGAG TATAAAGAAAGAAGCGCCTCTCCCAGTGTCTCGCCCGCCTCGTCCTGTGCCCCCACCCGCCCCCTGCGAGTCTTCAGAAGAGGAAACGCAAAGATGTCGACCCATGTCATACGAGGAGAAGCGTCAGCTGAGCCTGGACATAAATAAGCTTCCAGGAGAGAAGCTGGGACGTGTAGTACACATCATCCAGTCCCGCGAGCCATCGCTTAAAAACTCAAACCCGGATGAGATTGAAATAGACTTTGAGACCCTCAAACCGTCCACTCTGCGGGAGCTGGAGAGATATGTCACTTCTTGCCTGAGAAAGAAGCGGAAGCCTCAAG ATAAAATCGAGGCTCCCACATCTGGTTCTGGTAAAGGGAAAGGCTTCTCTTCTTCTGAATCTGAGAGCTCCAGCGAGTCCAGCACTTCCGATAGTGAGGAATCTGACCCAG AAATGCCcccaaaacagaagaaaaagagTCACTCAGGGAGAGAGTCCAGAAAGGTAACACAT AATCACCACCAGTCTCATCCTCCCCTGCAGTCTCTTGTCCCACCTCCCAATTCCATGAAGCTCCCTTCTCCTAATCCCCCGCCTTCATACGTCCCTCCTCCCAGCTTGGACTCGTCCCATCCAGCTCTTCACCACCCTCTCCATCCCGCTAGTGTATTTGAAGCCGTCTCTGCTCACTACGGGCAGGCAGGTCTGCACATCCCACCGCCTGATCTTCCAGCACATCTAACAGGCGGTCACCCAGATCGCGTCTCTCCGCCTCATCTCAACCAACACGCCCTCGTCAGTCCTCCAG CCCTGCACAATGCCATGCCACAACAACCCTCGCGCCCCTCAAACCGTGCAGCTGCGCTCCCCCCAAAGCCTGTCCGACCACCATCTGCTTCACCTCCGCCACAGCAAACTCTTCACCAACCAACCTCTCATTCCCACCATCACCATCCTCAGCCCCCTCATGTACTTTTAGAAGATGATGGTCCGCCGTCTCCTATCAGTGGTCTCCCCCCTTCCCCTAATCACCTTGGTCCTGCACAGATGGCCCTTTACCTGCAGCAACTACAGAAATCTCAGCAGCCACCCACTCAGTCTACCCTCCAGCCTCTGCTCCCTTCCGTCAAAGTGCAAAGTCAACCCCCGCTGAATGCCCCTCCTCAGTCAGTGCGTCACCTGCAGGGCCTGCCTTACCCCTCTCCTTCCTCTGTAAACGCTGCCCcccaaccaccacctccatcatcccaTGTGCACCAGTTACAGACTCCCCCAGCCGCCTCCCAACAGCCGCCTCCCGGACAGGCACCCCCATCATCCCAACAGCACCCGGCTCTGCAGAGTCCTCTGGCTCCTCCGCATCCACCGCTTGTGCAGATCCAGCAGGCCAAGCAGCAGCAAGTAATCCAGCACCATCACCCCTCACCCCGGCAACAGAAACCAGAACCGTACCCTGGAG GTCACCTGAGAGAGGCTCCATCACCTCTTCTCCACTCGCCTCAGGTGGCTCCATTTGCTGGCATGGCACATCCACCATCACCGCAGGCTGTGCCAGGAAACTTACATGGCCCAACAACCAAGAAGCAG GAAATGAGAGGTTCATCAGTGTTGCAGCCTCAGCCGCTTGTGGTAAAAGAACAAAAGCGCCGCTCGCCCTCTCTGAGGCCCGAAGGTTTCTCTCCAGGCATGAGGAGTGAATCCCACAAACTTCCAGAGTCCCTCAAAGGTTCCAGCCATGAACAGCAGC GAACAGAAATAAAACCTATTGATGGGAGCCGCCCGGTGCGACCTCCAGACCAGAACATCACCACTCATGTGGTACCTGAAAAAGAGAAGCAAAAGCAGGAGCCTAAGACACCGGTGGCCCCCAAGAAGGTAAAG GATTTATTAATAAAGAATATGGGCTCCTGGGCCAGTCTAGTGCAGAAGCCTCCAGTCACCCCCACGTCAGCCGGGAAGTCGTCCAGCGACAGCTTTGAGCTTTTTAGACGCGCGGCTCGGGAGAAGGAGGAGCGGGAAAAGGCTTTGAAACTGCAGGCCGAGCAAGCGGAGAGAATGCGACGAGAGCAGGAGAGGATGAG ATCTCGGGAAGAAGACGACGCTCAGGAGCAAGCACGTAAAGCGCATGAAGATGCTCGCAGGAGACaagagcaacagcagcagcagcaacacgtGCAAAATACACTTCCTGCAGCCCCACCGCCTGCACAGAGCTCTCAGCCAATCATGGATCAGCGAGAGATGGAAAGGAGGCGGGAACAGGAGAGAAGGCGGCGACAAGCG ATGGCGCCCTCTATAGACATGAATTTTCAGAGTGACCTGATGGAGATATTTGAGCAGAACTTGTTCTCTTGA